One window of the Burkholderia sp. FERM BP-3421 genome contains the following:
- a CDS encoding TolC family protein: protein MSSRLSALLMCGCAIAAPAWANSVDQATLIPHTLAQAVDIATSNSLAIKVADASTQGASARVRQARSNFGPTVSVKADLLHTNNFDSFSDTQASVSIPSIGLMSTVDITRSVPKYQFTPALRIDYNLYNGGYDSAALSEAHLREKAAETERDIASRAVAHDVASSYLQLRRDCLLHELAAQRLTLSVTKAGYSARQYAGGRVSDIENQASQLALTESELEVRSRSIDVQTSYAAFLADLSRPDEPGGSPEVACRFESTLAGDMEMLAHLAAGDPQMERRGYELEAAYAHVDAERAGFKPKVSLFAQYTGISRSNTDTNFSHVGRRDFIVGIQFTYTLFDRWYTRSRVDESRAEAQRISWRNQQVAEDLAKARRKSEMLVRGAETQLELSSSRLKLSSARRALAAQRLASGTGTSIALDEAKSEEQIALLNVSVAEVDVAINRLGLLFPSPSKRYPDETNPA, encoded by the coding sequence ATGAGTAGCCGACTGTCCGCGCTCCTCATGTGCGGGTGCGCGATTGCCGCGCCGGCATGGGCCAATTCTGTCGATCAGGCGACGCTCATTCCCCACACGCTCGCGCAGGCGGTCGACATCGCGACCTCGAACAGCCTGGCGATCAAGGTCGCGGACGCGAGCACGCAAGGCGCCTCGGCCCGCGTGCGGCAGGCCCGCTCGAACTTTGGGCCGACGGTGAGCGTGAAGGCCGATCTGCTGCACACGAATAATTTCGATTCGTTCAGCGACACCCAGGCATCGGTGTCGATTCCCTCGATCGGTCTGATGTCTACCGTCGACATCACCCGCTCGGTGCCGAAGTACCAGTTCACGCCGGCGCTGCGTATCGACTACAACCTGTACAACGGCGGCTACGATTCAGCGGCGCTGTCGGAGGCGCATCTGCGCGAGAAGGCGGCCGAGACGGAGCGGGATATTGCATCGCGGGCGGTGGCGCACGACGTTGCGTCGAGCTATCTGCAACTGCGGCGGGACTGTCTGTTGCACGAACTCGCCGCGCAGCGGCTGACATTGTCCGTCACGAAAGCAGGGTATTCCGCCCGGCAATACGCCGGTGGGCGCGTGTCGGATATCGAGAATCAGGCTTCGCAACTGGCGTTGACCGAGAGCGAGCTGGAGGTTCGTTCGAGGTCGATCGACGTCCAGACTTCGTACGCGGCGTTTCTCGCCGATCTTTCCAGGCCGGATGAACCCGGCGGCTCGCCGGAGGTCGCATGCCGTTTCGAGTCGACCCTCGCCGGTGACATGGAGATGCTCGCGCATCTTGCCGCCGGCGATCCGCAAATGGAAAGGCGCGGGTATGAACTGGAGGCGGCCTATGCCCATGTGGACGCCGAGCGGGCCGGCTTCAAGCCCAAGGTCAGCCTGTTTGCCCAGTACACCGGCATCAGTCGCTCGAATACGGACACGAACTTCAGTCACGTCGGCCGTCGCGATTTTATCGTCGGCATTCAGTTTACCTACACCTTGTTCGACAGATGGTACACCCGCTCCCGGGTCGACGAAAGCCGGGCCGAGGCGCAACGTATCAGCTGGCGCAACCAACAGGTGGCGGAGGATCTGGCCAAGGCGCGGCGAAAGAGCGAGATGCTGGTGCGTGGTGCGGAAACCCAACTTGAACTGTCGAGCAGCCGTCTCAAGCTTTCCAGCGCACGTCGCGCGCTGGCCGCGCAGCGCCTGGCGTCCGGGACTGGCACTTCGATTGCGCTGGATGAGGCGAAATCCGAAGAGCAGATTGCACTCCTGAATGTATCGGTGGCCGAGGTCGATGTGGCAATCAATCGACTTGGCCTGTTGTTTCCGTCACCCTCCAAGAGGTATCCCGATGAAACAAATCCTGCGTAA
- a CDS encoding ABC transporter permease, translating to MRRVDSSRDVSGGSRESGPERADAGTPRATLARVGDLWQLWLDVARQALLSLGDRRLRSGLSILGIAIGIAAVILISVVSRGGREVVDSELQTFGLRSVWIYRDRTMTDPRRIVRAGTGIDNDDYQAIVQSGCCDALARITPVVYAGQGLSNVIRSGRRYSQVRIEGVGADYMEINNDSISVGRGFIPGDFERRRKVVVIGERVRADLFGDQIDPLGQEIQLGDLKFEVVGVLARKDRTLLSSIGSAGGQDTNSRLLVPYGRVQALNGGTAIDMLQGALASDKERASVATSQVTSLLKRRHRDDYDYHAETMEQYIGTANAILGGVSKIGIIAASVSLLVAGLGILNIMSTSVLERTREIGLRKAIGGSDGAILTQFLLEAGFISLLGGVAGVTLGLLSSVLIVKLTGFPLAPSISMIVLALVISAFVGVVSGFYPAYRAAKLRPVEALRYE from the coding sequence ATGCGAAGAGTCGACTCGTCGCGCGATGTGTCCGGCGGCTCGCGCGAGAGCGGTCCGGAGCGCGCGGACGCCGGCACGCCTCGCGCGACGCTTGCCCGCGTCGGCGATCTATGGCAGCTCTGGCTGGATGTCGCCAGGCAGGCGCTGCTGAGCCTCGGCGACCGACGGCTGCGCTCGGGGCTGAGCATCCTGGGCATCGCAATCGGCATCGCGGCCGTCATCCTGATCAGCGTGGTCAGCCGGGGAGGACGCGAGGTCGTCGACTCGGAGCTGCAGACATTTGGTCTTCGGTCGGTATGGATCTACCGTGACCGGACCATGACCGATCCGCGCCGTATCGTTCGCGCGGGCACCGGCATCGACAACGACGACTATCAGGCCATCGTTCAGTCAGGATGCTGCGATGCGCTCGCCAGAATCACGCCGGTCGTCTATGCGGGACAGGGACTGTCGAATGTGATCAGATCGGGGCGCCGCTACAGTCAGGTTCGAATCGAAGGGGTCGGCGCGGATTACATGGAGATCAACAACGATTCGATCTCGGTGGGCCGCGGTTTCATACCTGGAGATTTCGAGCGGCGCCGCAAGGTCGTCGTGATCGGTGAACGGGTGCGGGCCGATTTGTTCGGCGACCAGATCGACCCGCTCGGGCAAGAGATCCAACTGGGCGATCTCAAGTTCGAAGTCGTCGGCGTGCTTGCCCGCAAGGACCGGACCTTGTTGTCGAGCATCGGGTCCGCGGGCGGGCAGGACACGAACAGCCGGCTGCTCGTGCCGTACGGGCGCGTGCAGGCGCTCAACGGCGGCACGGCCATCGACATGCTGCAAGGCGCGCTGGCGAGCGACAAGGAGCGGGCAAGCGTCGCGACGTCCCAGGTGACGAGCCTGCTCAAGCGGCGTCACCGCGACGACTACGACTATCACGCCGAGACGATGGAGCAATACATCGGCACCGCAAATGCGATTCTCGGCGGCGTATCCAAGATCGGCATCATCGCGGCATCCGTTTCGTTGCTGGTCGCCGGGTTGGGCATCCTGAACATCATGAGCACGTCGGTGCTCGAGCGGACGCGCGAGATCGGCCTGCGCAAGGCAATCGGCGGCAGCGACGGCGCGATTCTTACCCAGTTTCTCCTGGAAGCAGGCTTCATCAGCCTGCTCGGCGGCGTGGCGGGTGTCACGCTGGGCTTGCTGTCCAGCGTGCTCATCGTGAAGCTGACCGGTTTTCCGCTGGCGCCGTCGATTTCGATGATCGTGCTGGCACTCGTGATTTCCGCGTTTGTCGGTGTCGTGTCGGGTTTCTATCCCGCGTATCGCGCAGCCAAGCTGCGCCCGGTCGAGGCGTTGCGTTATGAGTAG
- a CDS encoding ABC transporter ATP-binding protein, which translates to MIRITDGRKTYHRGQTSLDVLKGISVHIPEHDYVAIMGPSGSGKSTLLNVLGCLDVLDQGQYELAGQRIDNVSLGQLARIRNRRFGFVFQLFNLIPRLSAQRNVELPMMYAGIAPAERARRAREALASVGLQARCDHSPAELSGGQQQRVAIARAIVNEPDIIIADEPTGSLDSTSGQDVMALFRDMHEQGKTIIMVTHELEIAAHAERVLRLRDGVMVEDSRS; encoded by the coding sequence ATGATCCGAATTACCGACGGGCGTAAGACCTATCATCGCGGACAAACGTCGCTCGACGTTCTGAAGGGCATATCGGTCCACATCCCCGAACATGATTATGTCGCGATCATGGGGCCGTCCGGGTCCGGCAAGTCGACGTTGCTGAACGTGCTCGGCTGTCTGGACGTGCTCGACCAAGGCCAATACGAATTGGCCGGACAACGCATCGACAACGTGAGCCTCGGGCAACTGGCCCGGATCCGCAATCGCCGATTCGGGTTCGTGTTCCAGCTCTTCAACCTGATCCCGCGACTGAGCGCACAGCGCAATGTCGAACTGCCGATGATGTATGCGGGGATCGCGCCGGCCGAGCGCGCGCGCCGCGCGCGGGAGGCGCTCGCGAGCGTGGGGCTGCAGGCGCGTTGCGATCATTCTCCCGCCGAACTGTCCGGCGGCCAGCAGCAGCGCGTGGCGATCGCGCGCGCGATCGTCAACGAACCCGACATCATCATCGCCGACGAGCCGACGGGCAGCCTGGATTCGACGTCGGGCCAGGATGTCATGGCGCTGTTCCGCGACATGCATGAGCAGGGCAAGACCATCATCATGGTCACGCACGAACTGGAGATTGCCGCGCATGCGGAGCGCGTGTTGCGGCTGCGCGACGGCGTCATGGTGGAGGACTCCCGCTCGTGA